Below is a window of Coriobacterium glomerans PW2 DNA.
TCCGTTTGCATCGAGACGTCTGTCCGCGCGCAAGCGCGCGATCGCCGAGAGCTGACCTGTGAGGAGGGTCTGCGGAGCCTTCATCTCGAGCGACACGCGAGCGCAAGAGCGCTTTCAGCCGGTCCGCTCCAGCCGGCTGGCGAGGATCCGATCGGTCTCATCGAGGACCTTCTCGAGGGTCTCTTCGAAGAAGTCGTCATTGAGCAGCAGATAAGGTGGGTGCTCGGCGACGCCGCCGTTCGCGCGCACGACCTCGGCCATGACCGCGATCGTCGCCTCCACGCTCGCATGATCGATCGGATACTGCGGAAACGCCGCAGCCGCCGCGTACAGAGCCGGCGTCGCACGCGGCACCGCGCTGATCTGGAGCGTCTTGCCGAACCAGTCGAAATCGCCCTGCTTCTTGATGCGAAACTGCTCGCCGGGCACACCGCCATGGGAGAACAGAAAAGAGCGCACCTCGGTGTTCCACAGGTTGTCGGCGAGCAGATGGGTCCAGGCGCCGAGGCACAGATCGAGCTCGACGCGGGCTTCAGGCGGCGTTTCGCAGCGAACCGCTGCAGAGGTCTCAGGACAGACCTCGTCGAGTGCTCCAGCCCCTTCCTCCGCGCGGGCGCGGACGAGCTGTGACACAACGTATTCGTCCCAGAACTCCCGTTCGCGCGGGCGCGGGATCGGTTCGGAATCGGTCAGATGCGTCTCGTGGTAGGCGATCGGATGGGCGATGTCGGGCACCATATAGCCGACGAAGATGTCGGGCACCACGTTGCCGAAGAGGAACGCGTCGACGGCGCGCACGGCGCGGGCCACCGCTCCGCCGCGCGCGAGCAGCCGCTCCGTCTGGGCGATATGTATGTTCCAGCTCGGCAAGACAGCCTCCTCTGCTTTCAGCGGGCCCACTCAAGGTCGCGTTACGAGCGGACCTCGCCGCCGGTCGACGCCGTGACCTTCTTGACGAGGCGCTGATGCGCCTTGTCGACCTCCTGCGAGGTGAGCGTGTGGTCATCGGCCTGATAGGTCAGCGAGAACGCCATGGACTTTCGCCCGGCGCCGACGCGCGCCTCGTCGCGGTACACGTCGAACAGCCGGATGCCGCGCAGCAGCCTGCCGCCCGCCGACATGAGCCTCCGCTCAAGATCCTCGCAGCTCACGTTCTCATCGACCACGATGGCAAGGTCAACTTCGACCGCCGGATAGCTCGAATGGGCGCGAAAGGAGCCTGCGTCGCGCGCGCCGTCGACGAGCGCGTCGAGATTGAGCTCGAAGGCCACGACCGGCTGATCGATGTCGAGCGCCTCGAGCGCGACCGGGCTGATCTCGCCGACCCAGCCGAGCACCGCGCCGCCCGAGAGCACCTCTGCGGCCCGTCCCGACTGCAGATGAGCGGCGGTGTCGCCCTCCGGAACGCGGAAGCGAACCTTCTCGATCCGAAGCTGGGCGAGCAGCTCCTCGACGACGCCCTTGCCATCGAAGAAGCGCGCCGGCTTCGGATGGTCGAGCCAGCTGTCGTAACCTGACGCGCCGGTGAGGACGCCCGCGACCGAGGCGCGCTCGCGCGGCAGGCTCGCCGACTCCCGACCGAAGAACAGCGTACCCGTCTCATAGAGCGCGACATCGGCCGTGCCGTGGGCGAGGTTGTAGGCGACCTGGTGCAGCAGGCTCGGCAGAAGCGATCGGCGCATCTCGGTCTGGTCGTGAACGAGCGGATTCATGAGCACGACCGGAAGCCCGCGTCCCGCCGTGCTCATGCCGATCCGCGCGAGATCATCCGGAGCCGCGAAGGACAGCGAGCGGGTCTCGCTCAGGCCGCAGGCGCGCAGGATCGAGCCGACGCGTCGGCGCGTGCGCTGCTCGCGCGTGAGGCCGCCGATGTGATTTTCAGCGGCGGGGATCCTCGACGGCACGCGCTCGGTGCCCCACAGCCGCAAAACCTCCTCGATGAGATCGATCTCGCGGGTCAGATCCGGCCGAAACGTGGGGATCTTGAAGCGAAGCGGCCGGTCGGCTCCCTCGGCTGCGGGGCCGGCGGCCTCCGCGGCGATGCGGCCGACGTGCTCCGCGGCGTCTGCGCTCCCGATCAGCTCGCAGCCCAGCCGGATGAGAGCGTGCTCGGCGAAGGCCGCCTCGATCGGCGCGCCCACGATCTTTCGCAGCCGCGCGATCCGCAGCTCCACCTCGGACTGCACCTTGGGAGCCGGGTAGTGCTCGACAAAGCCGGGGGCGACGGTGCCGCCGGCGATCTGCTCGATGAGCGCGCAGGCGATGTTCGCCACGTCCAGGCAGCCCGCCTCGTCGACCTGGCGCTCGAAGCGAATCGACGCATCGGAGATGAGCGAGAGATCGCGGCTCGTGTGCGAGGTGCGCGCGGCGTCGAAGCAGGCGCTCTCCACGAGCACCGAGGTCGTGTCGCTCTCGATCTCCGAATCCATGCCGCCCATGACACCGGCCAGCGCCACCGGTCGCTCGCCGTCGGTGATCAGCACCATGCCCTCCGACAGCGTCCGGTCCTGGCCGTCGAGCGTGCGGAACACCTCGCGGGGGCGCGCGGCGCGCACGCTGATCTGCCGGTGACCGTCATGGGCGGCAAAGGCTTCGAGGTCGAAGGCGTGCAGCGGCTGGCCGGTGAGCATCATCACGTAGTTCGTGATGTCGACGACGTTGTTGATCGAGCGCACGCCGGCGGCGGCCAGCCGCTGGACCATCCACTCCGGTGAGGGCCCGACGCTGACGCCCCGGATGACGCGCGCCACATAGCGCGAGCACAACCCTTCCCCCTCGATATCGAGCGCGATCTCCTCGGCGGTCGGTCGGCCGGCCTCCCGGGAGATCGAGGGCGCATCGATGCGCAGCTCGCGGTCGAGCACCGCGCCGACCTCGCGGGCCATGCCGATCATGGACAGGCAGTCCGGTCGGTTCGGCGTGATCTCGCAGTCGAGCACCGTGTCGGAGGTGCCCCGATAGCGCGAGAAGGGCACGCCGACCGGAGCGTCGGGCGGAAGGATCATGATGCCGTCGTGATCCGCTCCGAGACCCAGCTCCGCCGCCGAGCAGTTCATGCCGCGCGACTCGACGCCGCGCAGCTTGCTCTTCTTGATCCGGATGCCGCCGGGCAGCTCGGCGCCGATGAGCGCCGTCACGATGTGATCGCCCTCGTTGAAGTTCTGGGCGCCGCAGACGATCTGGATCGGCTCGTCCGCGCCCACATCGATCATGGTGACCCACATGTGGTCGGAGTCCGGATGGGGCACCTTCGTGACCACTCTGGCGGTGACCACGTTTTCGAGGTTCTCTCCCACCGTCTCGACCGTCTCGACCTCCGTACCGGTTCGGTTGAGACGCTCAGCCAGCTCATAGGGGTCGGTCGGAAGATCGACCATCGTCTTCAGCCATGCATAGGATACGCGCATGTGCGATATCTCCTCTCGTGTCGCGAACGAACCGGATCAGAACTGCTCGAGAAAGCGCATGTCGCCCGTCACGAACGGACGCAGGCCCGGCACATCGAAGCGAAGCGCCGCCACGCGCTCCGCACCGATGCCGAAGGCGAAACCGGAGTACTCCTCCGGGTCAACGCCGCAGTTGATCAGCACGTTGGGGTCGACCATGCCGCAGCCGAATATCTCGATCCAGCCCGTGTGCTTGCAGAACGCGCAGCCCTCGCCCGCGCAGACGTTGCACGAGACATCCATCTCGGTGCTCGGCTCGGTGAACGGGAAGAAATGCGGCCGGTAGCGCACGCGTCGATCGGAGCCGAACATGGTGCGCGCGAAGTGGTCAAGCGTGCCCTTGAGGTCGGCGAACGAGATGCCGCGGTCAACGACCAGGCCCTCGATCTGAGTGAACTGGGGCAGGTGGCAGGCGTCGATCGTATCGGGACGAAAGACGGTGCCCGAAGATATCATGTAGATCGGCGGCCGCTGCGTCTCCATGGTGTGGATCTGCACGCCGGAGGTCTGCGTGCGCAGCAGGATGTCCGACTCTCCGTGCGCGTGGCGCTCGGCATGCTCGACCGTGCCCGGCGCTTGGTCTTGGATGTAGAACGTGTCGCGCGCCGATCGGCTGGGATGGTCCATCGGGGCGTTCAGCGCGGTGAAGTTGTAGTAGCTGGTCTCTACCTCGGTGCCGTGCTCGACCGTGTAGCCCAGAGCGCAGAACAGATCCTCGATCTCCTCGACGATCTGCGTGATGAGGTGCCGATGTCCGATGCGCGGACGGGCCCCGGGCAGCGTGATGTCGACCGCCTCGCGCTCCACGGTCGCAGCGAGCGCCTCGCGCTTCATCTGCGCGGCGCGTCGCTCGATCATGGCCTCGACCGCGGAGCGCACCTCGTTGGCGCGCTTGCCAACGGCCGGGCGCTCCGAGGCGTCTATGGTTCCCATCAGATGCATGATAGCGGTGATCTCGCCCTTGCGGCCGAGCAGCGCGACGCGCGCGGCGCTGAGCGCTTCGGCGTCGGAGGCATCCTCCACCATCTGCCTCGCTCGCTGCTCGAGCCCTTCCAGATCCTCGATCAAACCCATGCCCGTCCCCTTTCCGGTCCGCCCGCCGTATCGTCGGACCCTGTTCGCTCTCGCGCACCCGTTTCATGAAAAACCGCCCTCGGGCGCTCTCGCATACCCAAGGACGGCTGATATCCGCGGTACCACCTTGATTGACCGGCAGGCTGTCTGTCCTGCGGTCCCCTTTTGCCCTGTGTCGCCGGGATCCGCGGCTCCCCTACTGGAAACCCGGCTTTGAGGCACCGGGGGGTTCAGGTCGCTGCTCGGGAGTGAACGCGAGCATCTCCGTCGGTGGATGGGCTTCCAGCCTGGGACCCGTCCTCTCTTGACCGGACGCATATGAGACGCAGACCCTCTCCGTCATCGCGTTGTGCGCTATCGTAGCACAACCGGGACGAGGGCGCGACGCGCGCAGTTGATGTTTCAGGCTGTCTCGGTGGACGATATTCTTTTGATATGGGCATGCTCGACCATCAGAATCCGCGGCTCGCGCTTTGTCGCTTCTTCGGTGAGAAAGCCGAGCACTCGGGTGAACTCAAGCGGGCTTTCAATGATTGCACTTTGTTCTTGTTCTGCCATCGGAACAAAACGTCCAACGAATATGCACTATATCAACGGGACCGGCTGTTATAGGTCTCCTCATCCAGCTCGCCATCCTTGCTGCAGACGATGATGTCAACTGCGGCATCGCCGACGACATTCATGGGCATCACTGCCATGCTTGCCGGAAAATTGATAGCCAATACAAGCGAATAGGCCATGTAGCACAGATCGGTCGTGAACCCGAGCGCGTTCATGAGCACGAACACGAGTGTGACACCGGCCATTGGCACGGGTGGCGTGGCGATCGCCATGATTATGGACAATCCAGCCGCGAGCGCGATCTGATAGGGCTGAATATCGATACCCGCAGCCGTTGCTATGAACGTGACGGCGACGATCTGCATGACCGTGGTCCCATTCATGTGAATCGCCATACCACACGGCAGAATGAAACTAGAATACTCGCTGCTGCATCCCAACTCTTTTACGCAAGACGCCATGTTTTCAGGAAGAACTGCCGCTGAGGACTGAGTCGCCGCAGCGAGCAGGGCTGTCTTCACGGTCTTTCGAATGAAGGGAAGCGGGTTCAGATGAGTCGTCATGAAAATAGCGATCGGATAGACGCTCAGCAGCAGCACAGGACCGGAGAGAACCACGGTGATGACGAACGCACCTGCAGGTAACAGGTACTCGACGCCGTAGGTGGCGAAGGCCCGGGATATCATGAAGCATATCGCCCATGGCGATACCCGATCGATCAGAAAATCCAGATACGTGAGGACGATCCGATCGATGCTGCGGAGAAGATCCCTGAACGGTTTGGTCTGATCGGGCATGCGGTGCATGCACAGCCCCGTGACGACTGCGACGAAAATCACCGACAGAACCGCTCCGTTGTCAGAGAACACTGAAAATAGGTTGCTTGGAACGATTCCCATAAAGATGGCAAGTGGATTGTACTCGTCAACCTTCTGCAAGTCGCCAAGATCGTTCATCGGCAGCGAGATGTTGAAAAACCCGGCAGACTTCACAACATAGGCAATCAGCGAGGCGAGGACAACGCAGATCACATAGAAGATGAGAAAACTCAGTATCGCCTTGCCCGCAATTCTTCCGAGTCGTGCTCTATCCTCGATACCTTCCATCGCAAGAGTGAGGGATATGAAGACAAGGGGCATGATACCAAGCTGGAGCGCATGCATGAACAGCTGCCCGACGATATAGAAGATGCCGATTCCGTCCGCATCAGAGGCAGCCTCGATATTTGCGAACAGGATCCGGTATACCTCCCTCCAGATGGGTGATTCAGCACCGATGCGCATCTTGAGACCTAGAAATCCGATTCCCACGGCGAAACCAACTGCAAGCGCTATGACCATTCTCCCCATCAAAGATAGGCGATTCTTAGCTCGCATGGCATCTCCTCTCGCGTTGAATCCAAAGACGATTCGTGTGGGAACGCAAACCCAACAGTCCGTCGGACTCCGCTTCAGAGAGAAACGCGGATCGATGGACCGGGTCAATACAGCAATTTGACTCCACGGGCGCAACAAGCCTGTTTCCAGTCGTCTGACGGTTCGCAATCCGTGACCAGATAATCGATGCGATCCAGATCAGCCAAGGGAACAAAAGCGTTCTGATCGAACTTCGAGTGATCGGCAAGCAGTGCGATCTCTTTCGCCCGCTCAATCAGGACGCGCTTGGTTTCGGCCTCGCTTTCGCGTGAATCGCGCAATCCGCCATCGATGCTCAAGCTCTTGCAGCTGAGCAGCAGTATATCGACATGATATTGACTGATTGCGCGAATAGTCGTACGTCCGTACAGGGCTAATCCGCTCTTATCGAACTGACCTCCCGGTGAAACGATAGTGATCGCAGGATCGTTGAGCTCATGGAATACTGCTGCTGAGTATGTCAGCAAACTGACATCCTCACGGTTGCCGATCAGTCGAATCGTCTCCAACACCGTCGAACTCGCATCCGCTGCGATGGCATGCTTTCCCTGAAGTATAGGTAGGACATTCAGTGCGATCGCGCGCTTTTCAGCGAGATTGCGACGAGTTCTCCTATAAAAATGAACATCCTCTGCCCTATGCGCCTCGTTCAGCACTGCTCCACCATAGGTGCGCATGAGAAATCCCTCAGCCTCAAGCTTCTCGAGGTCGCGTCTGATCGTTTCCTCGGTCACCGACATGCTCCGGCTCAAGTCCGAGACACTAACCTGCCCGTCATTCGTCAGCAGAGCCCTGATGGTTTCGAGTCGTTCTCCTGCAGCCATGTATCGATCCCCTCACCTCTGATTCTTGATCACCCTGCAGGATACACGATGCTGCAAAATCAACCAAAAAGATCTGTGGACCGGACATCTCCTGCTCTCTTCGAATGAGCCCTACTTGTCAGCCGAGCGCTTCAGCGCGCTCTCGCATCCATGCAACATCCGATGGCTCGAGCATAATATCGGCGGCCAGCACGTTCTCACGCACCTGATCGGGTGATGTCGAGCCGGATAGGATCGAGATGAAATCTCCTTGAGCGAGAACCCATGCGAGTGCAAGTGTCGGCACAGAGCAGTCATACTTTTCGCACAGCGGCTTCCAAGCATCGAGCATGTCGAGGACCCGCTCCAAGTTGCCCGGCTGGAACCACCTCTTGTTCGCGCGAGCACCGACCGCATGGTACCCTCGCTCGATCGTTCCGCTGAGCAGACCCTGCTCGAGCGGCGAATAAGCTTGCAAAACGATACCGTTTTGCCGGCAGATATCGCACAGCTCGTCTTCCACTCCGCGATCGACGATGCTGTACTTGCCCTGCACGATATCGAGTTCGCCCGCCTCCAGGTATTGTCTGACATCAGCGGCCGTCACATTTGCCGCACCGATCGCGCGAATCTTTCCTTGTCTTTTGAGCTCTGTGAGCAACTCCATGGTCTCCGCGATGGGAGTAAAGTAGGGTTCGACCGCCTGCCAATGACTCATGTAGATATCGATGTAGTCGGTGCCCAGCCGCTCAAGGCTCTGATCGATCTCCTTCAAGATCGATTCGGCTGAGAGATTCTTGTAAAGCTGGCGATCGCCGACCTTGTTGAACAGCGCCCCCTTGCGATCCCATACGATGCCGAACTTCGTCTCCAAGATGACGTCCTCGCGTTTGAGATGCTCAAGCGCACGTCCAACCATGATTTCACTGTTGCCGAAGTTATAACCGGGCGCGGTGTCGATCAGATTGACTCCACAGCCGACGGCTGTGACGATCGTGTCGACGCACGTCTTGGTCTCAAGGTCTTGGTCCCAAGCGGGGCCGCCCCCGATTGCCCACGTGCCGAGGCCGATCTGCGAGATCCGACTCCCCGTATCGCCCAACTTGATGTTGTTCATCGTCGATTCCTCTCTGAGTGAAATGACCGATCTTTCCGTGCAAACAGGTGCCACAGGGGCCTTCTGCATGCTAGCGATATGCGCGTGCGCGTTCGCGCTCGACCTGAGCTCGGTTTTGAACACCCCCTGTGGCACCGATAGCGCGAACTGACAAGCTGCCCGCGGCATTTGCAAACTGAGCGCACCCCTCGAGCGATCTTCCGTCGAGAACCGCTGTCAGAAACCCCGCGACGAAGTTATCACCGGCACCGATTGTGTCGATCGCATGTACCCCATGTATCGCGTCGACCGTGAAGGAGCGCACGACGTTCTTTACAAAACAGCCCTTCGCACCGTTTTTGATCACAACGTTTTTCACACCGCAGGCGAGCAGCGCATCAGCGATATCATCGAGCTGCTCGCAGCCGGTGAGCCATGCTGCCTCGTCGCGATTCGGAAAGAAGAAATCCAGATAACCCAAAGCCTCCCGCACGTTCTCAAGCGTCTCGCCCAACCTGGGGTAGATCATGTCTGCAGCGATCGTAAGACCGCAGGCGCGCGCTCGCCGAAAGATCGTGACCAGCGCAGTACCGTCAACCAGTGGATTGTTAAAAATACTTGCAAACGACAGAAGACGCGCGCCGGCAAATGGTGCGCAATCCAAATCCGCGGTCGTCGTCCTCCAAAGGCTTCCATTGCGATTCGTGACGAACGTTCGCTCGCCGTCGGGCGTGACGAGTCCGACGTTGATCGAGGTATCGATATCTTTCTTTACCTTTACAAACGTGCGATCGATGCCCTCAGCGTCGCAGTGGGTGAGCACATGGCTGCCAGCTGCATCGTCGCCCACCATGGCGACGAGCGAGACGCTGTGGCCGAGTCGCCTGACGATGGTTGCCTCATTAATGGCGTCGCCGCCAATCACCATCGCGATCTGCTCGACGGGATTGGAATCCACCTCGAAGATCTCACGGGTCACCGGCTGCAGCGGAATATCCACGATAGCAGCACCCATGCACACGACATCGGTACGACCCATCTTATTCAGCCTTGCCTTCGTCGCCGAACAAAATGATCTTTGAAGCGGCTCGATCTCGCACCGCATCGCGCACGCAACGCTCAAGCGAGAGGAACGACTCATCGACATGAGCACGAACCGCCTCCATCGCGGCCAAGCACAGCTCGGTGTGAATGTTTATCTTGGCGATGCCCCCCTCGATGGCGCGACGAATGTCCTCATCGCCGATGCCGGATGCACCATGAAGCACGAGCGGAACGCGTACCGCCTCATGCAC
It encodes the following:
- a CDS encoding dicarboxylate/amino acid:cation symporter produces the protein MRAKNRLSLMGRMVIALAVGFAVGIGFLGLKMRIGAESPIWREVYRILFANIEAASDADGIGIFYIVGQLFMHALQLGIMPLVFISLTLAMEGIEDRARLGRIAGKAILSFLIFYVICVVLASLIAYVVKSAGFFNISLPMNDLGDLQKVDEYNPLAIFMGIVPSNLFSVFSDNGAVLSVIFVAVVTGLCMHRMPDQTKPFRDLLRSIDRIVLTYLDFLIDRVSPWAICFMISRAFATYGVEYLLPAGAFVITVVLSGPVLLLSVYPIAIFMTTHLNPLPFIRKTVKTALLAAATQSSAAVLPENMASCVKELGCSSEYSSFILPCGMAIHMNGTTVMQIVAVTFIATAAGIDIQPYQIALAAGLSIIMAIATPPVPMAGVTLVFVLMNALGFTTDLCYMAYSLVLAINFPASMAVMPMNVVGDAAVDIIVCSKDGELDEETYNSRSR
- the ydjG gene encoding NADH-dependent methylglyoxal reductase produces the protein MNNIKLGDTGSRISQIGLGTWAIGGGPAWDQDLETKTCVDTIVTAVGCGVNLIDTAPGYNFGNSEIMVGRALEHLKREDVILETKFGIVWDRKGALFNKVGDRQLYKNLSAESILKEIDQSLERLGTDYIDIYMSHWQAVEPYFTPIAETMELLTELKRQGKIRAIGAANVTAADVRQYLEAGELDIVQGKYSIVDRGVEDELCDICRQNGIVLQAYSPLEQGLLSGTIERGYHAVGARANKRWFQPGNLERVLDMLDAWKPLCEKYDCSVPTLALAWVLAQGDFISILSGSTSPDQVRENVLAADIMLEPSDVAWMRERAEALG
- a CDS encoding carbohydrate kinase family protein — its product is MGRTDVVCMGAAIVDIPLQPVTREIFEVDSNPVEQIAMVIGGDAINEATIVRRLGHSVSLVAMVGDDAAGSHVLTHCDAEGIDRTFVKVKKDIDTSINVGLVTPDGERTFVTNRNGSLWRTTTADLDCAPFAGARLLSFASIFNNPLVDGTALVTIFRRARACGLTIAADMIYPRLGETLENVREALGYLDFFFPNRDEAAWLTGCEQLDDIADALLACGVKNVVIKNGAKGCFVKNVVRSFTVDAIHGVHAIDTIGAGDNFVAGFLTAVLDGRSLEGCAQFANAAGSLSVRAIGATGGVQNRAQVERERARAYR
- the pheT gene encoding phenylalanine--tRNA ligase subunit beta; its protein translation is MRVSYAWLKTMVDLPTDPYELAERLNRTGTEVETVETVGENLENVVTARVVTKVPHPDSDHMWVTMIDVGADEPIQIVCGAQNFNEGDHIVTALIGAELPGGIRIKKSKLRGVESRGMNCSAAELGLGADHDGIMILPPDAPVGVPFSRYRGTSDTVLDCEITPNRPDCLSMIGMAREVGAVLDRELRIDAPSISREAGRPTAEEIALDIEGEGLCSRYVARVIRGVSVGPSPEWMVQRLAAAGVRSINNVVDITNYVMMLTGQPLHAFDLEAFAAHDGHRQISVRAARPREVFRTLDGQDRTLSEGMVLITDGERPVALAGVMGGMDSEIESDTTSVLVESACFDAARTSHTSRDLSLISDASIRFERQVDEAGCLDVANIACALIEQIAGGTVAPGFVEHYPAPKVQSEVELRIARLRKIVGAPIEAAFAEHALIRLGCELIGSADAAEHVGRIAAEAAGPAAEGADRPLRFKIPTFRPDLTREIDLIEEVLRLWGTERVPSRIPAAENHIGGLTREQRTRRRVGSILRACGLSETRSLSFAAPDDLARIGMSTAGRGLPVVLMNPLVHDQTEMRRSLLPSLLHQVAYNLAHGTADVALYETGTLFFGRESASLPRERASVAGVLTGASGYDSWLDHPKPARFFDGKGVVEELLAQLRIEKVRFRVPEGDTAAHLQSGRAAEVLSGGAVLGWVGEISPVALEALDIDQPVVAFELNLDALVDGARDAGSFRAHSSYPAVEVDLAIVVDENVSCEDLERRLMSAGGRLLRGIRLFDVYRDEARVGAGRKSMAFSLTYQADDHTLTSQEVDKAHQRLVKKVTASTGGEVRS
- a CDS encoding DeoR/GlpR family DNA-binding transcription regulator; translation: MAAGERLETIRALLTNDGQVSVSDLSRSMSVTEETIRRDLEKLEAEGFLMRTYGGAVLNEAHRAEDVHFYRRTRRNLAEKRAIALNVLPILQGKHAIAADASSTVLETIRLIGNREDVSLLTYSAAVFHELNDPAITIVSPGGQFDKSGLALYGRTTIRAISQYHVDILLLSCKSLSIDGGLRDSRESEAETKRVLIERAKEIALLADHSKFDQNAFVPLADLDRIDYLVTDCEPSDDWKQACCARGVKLLY
- the pheS gene encoding phenylalanine--tRNA ligase subunit alpha; the encoded protein is MGLIEDLEGLEQRARQMVEDASDAEALSAARVALLGRKGEITAIMHLMGTIDASERPAVGKRANEVRSAVEAMIERRAAQMKREALAATVEREAVDITLPGARPRIGHRHLITQIVEEIEDLFCALGYTVEHGTEVETSYYNFTALNAPMDHPSRSARDTFYIQDQAPGTVEHAERHAHGESDILLRTQTSGVQIHTMETQRPPIYMISSGTVFRPDTIDACHLPQFTQIEGLVVDRGISFADLKGTLDHFARTMFGSDRRVRYRPHFFPFTEPSTEMDVSCNVCAGEGCAFCKHTGWIEIFGCGMVDPNVLINCGVDPEEYSGFAFGIGAERVAALRFDVPGLRPFVTGDMRFLEQF